One window of the Fusobacterium animalis 7_1 genome contains the following:
- a CDS encoding radical SAM protein, producing the protein MGIRHSKVEGKFQREIVLLKSFPCAYGKCSFCNYIEDNSNNEEEINKVNLRVLKEITGEFGILEVINSGSVFEIPKKTLEKIREIVYEKDIKILYFEIFYSYLSRLNEIIDYFNEKKKVEIRFRTGIESFDNDFRRKVYNKNIFLDEKKIKELSEKIYSVCLLIATQGQTKEMIKKDIEIGLKYFKAVTINVFVDNGTTVKRDIELVKWFVQDMKYLFDDDRIEILIDNKDLGVFEQ; encoded by the coding sequence ATGGGTATACGACATAGTAAGGTAGAAGGAAAATTTCAAAGGGAGATAGTTCTCTTAAAATCTTTTCCTTGTGCTTATGGGAAATGTAGTTTTTGTAATTACATAGAGGATAACTCAAATAATGAGGAAGAAATCAACAAAGTTAATTTGAGAGTTTTAAAGGAAATAACAGGAGAATTTGGAATTTTAGAAGTTATAAATTCTGGTTCTGTATTTGAAATTCCTAAGAAAACTTTGGAGAAAATAAGAGAAATAGTCTATGAAAAGGATATAAAAATTTTGTATTTTGAAATTTTCTATTCTTATCTTTCTCGTTTAAATGAAATAATTGACTATTTCAATGAGAAGAAAAAAGTTGAAATTAGATTTAGAACAGGGATAGAAAGTTTTGATAATGATTTTAGAAGAAAGGTCTATAATAAAAATATTTTTCTAGATGAAAAGAAAATAAAAGAATTATCAGAAAAAATATATTCAGTTTGTCTACTGATAGCAACTCAGGGACAAACAAAAGAAATGATAAAAAAAGATATTGAGATTGGATTAAAATATTTTAAAGCTGTAACAATAAATGTTTTTGTAGATAATGGAACGACTGTAAAAAGAGATATTGAGCTTGTAAAATGGTTTGTACAAGATATGAAATATCTTTTTGATGATGATAGGATTGAAATTTTAATAGATAATAAAGATTTGGGGGTCTTCGAACAATGA
- a CDS encoding MATE family efflux transporter → MKINWKIFREILYLAIPAVGEMTLYMMIWIFDTMMIGKYGGQLAVSSVGLSTEIIYSFFNIIIAVGVSTALTSLISRAIGSKDYKKAEIIANAGIKIAVVLALIFFSLLFFVPDKILNLAGATKEMLPLATRYAKISSFSFFLLTLSSTTNGIFRGIKDTKTSLYVAGSINIVNLFLDYVLIFGNFGFPEWGITGAAVATVAGNFIGILLQWSRLKKLPFKISLFSYVSKKDIWEIIRFAVPSGLQEANFSLSRLLGLTFILSLGTTAFAANQIGIAIEAISTMPGWGVAIACTALVGHSTGENNPNKSQEYTLYSTIIASIFMGTLACFFFFIPKTLVSFFINKQEIDVIKIGAICLQVAAFEQIPIAIVTVLGSYFKGIGNPKTPFYVSFFTNWFLRLPIAFYLISILRLPVYIYWFITTFQWLVESVILYYLYRKNIIKR, encoded by the coding sequence ATGAAAATAAATTGGAAAATATTTAGAGAGATATTATATCTTGCAATTCCAGCAGTAGGTGAAATGACTTTGTACATGATGATTTGGATTTTTGACACAATGATGATTGGAAAATATGGTGGACAATTAGCTGTTTCTTCTGTTGGATTAAGTACAGAGATAATTTATAGCTTTTTTAATATTATAATTGCAGTTGGTGTTTCAACTGCTTTAACTTCACTTATTTCAAGAGCAATTGGTTCTAAGGATTATAAAAAAGCAGAAATAATTGCCAATGCAGGAATCAAAATAGCAGTTGTATTAGCTTTAATCTTTTTTTCATTGTTATTTTTTGTTCCTGATAAAATTTTAAATTTGGCTGGAGCAACAAAAGAAATGTTACCATTAGCAACAAGATATGCAAAAATTTCTTCTTTCTCTTTCTTTTTACTAACACTTTCATCCACTACAAATGGAATATTTCGGGGAATAAAAGATACTAAAACTTCTCTGTATGTGGCTGGGAGTATTAATATTGTAAATTTATTTTTAGATTATGTTTTAATTTTTGGAAATTTTGGTTTTCCAGAATGGGGAATCACTGGGGCAGCAGTTGCAACCGTTGCTGGAAATTTTATAGGAATTTTATTACAATGGAGTAGATTAAAAAAACTTCCTTTTAAGATTTCTCTCTTTTCTTATGTTTCTAAAAAAGATATTTGGGAGATTATTCGTTTTGCTGTACCTTCTGGTCTACAAGAAGCTAATTTTAGTTTATCCAGACTATTAGGACTTACTTTCATTTTAAGTTTAGGAACTACCGCTTTTGCAGCAAACCAAATTGGAATTGCTATTGAAGCAATATCAACTATGCCAGGTTGGGGAGTTGCCATAGCATGTACAGCACTTGTCGGACATAGCACAGGAGAAAATAATCCAAATAAATCACAGGAGTACACTTTATATTCCACAATTATTGCCTCTATTTTTATGGGAACTTTGGCTTGCTTTTTCTTTTTTATTCCTAAAACATTAGTTTCTTTTTTTATCAATAAACAAGAAATTGATGTTATTAAAATAGGTGCTATATGCTTACAAGTGGCAGCTTTTGAACAAATTCCTATTGCAATAGTAACAGTACTTGGTTCATATTTTAAAGGAATAGGAAATCCCAAAACACCTTTTTATGTTTCTTTTTTTACTAATTGGTTTTTAAGACTACCTATTGCCTTTTACCTTATTTCTATTCTAAGGTTACCTGTTTATATTTATTGGTTTATTACAACATTTCAATGGTTAGTGGAAAGTGTTATTCTTTACTATCTATATAGAAAAAATATAATAAAGAGATAA
- a CDS encoding L-threonylcarbamoyladenylate synthase: MEKYIKIDRISDISDDKWTLLSQEIKKGSLIIYPTDTVYGLGAVITNEQSINNVYLAKSRSFSSPLIALLSSVDKVEEVAYVSDKNKNLLKKLAKAFWPGALTVILKRKEHIPSIMVSGGDTIGVRIPNLDLAIKIIDLAGGILATTSANISGEATPKSYDELSETIKSKVDILIDSGKCKLGEASTIIDLTSDVPKILRKGAISIEEIEKIIGRVG; encoded by the coding sequence ATGGAAAAATATATAAAAATTGATAGAATCTCTGATATCAGTGATGATAAGTGGACTTTATTATCACAAGAAATTAAAAAAGGCTCACTTATTATCTATCCAACTGATACTGTCTATGGTTTAGGTGCTGTTATTACTAATGAACAAAGTATAAATAATGTCTATCTTGCAAAGAGTAGAAGTTTTTCTTCTCCTCTTATTGCACTTTTAAGTTCTGTTGATAAGGTTGAAGAGGTTGCTTATGTTTCTGATAAAAATAAAAATCTTTTAAAGAAATTAGCCAAGGCTTTCTGGCCAGGGGCATTAACTGTGATACTAAAAAGGAAAGAACATATTCCTAGTATTATGGTTTCTGGTGGAGATACTATTGGTGTAAGAATACCTAATTTAGATTTAGCTATAAAAATTATAGATTTAGCAGGAGGAATTTTAGCTACAACAAGTGCTAATATTTCGGGGGAAGCTACTCCTAAGTCTTATGATGAATTATCTGAGACTATAAAATCAAAAGTTGATATTTTAATAGATTCTGGGAAATGTAAATTAGGTGAAGCTTCAACTATAATTGATTTAACTTCTGATGTTCCCAAAATACTTAGAAAAGGTGCAATATCAATAGAAGAAATTGAAAAAATAATTGGAAGAGTGGGGTGA
- a CDS encoding ribose-phosphate diphosphokinase, whose amino-acid sequence MINFNNVKIFSGNSNLELAKKIAEKAGLQLGKAEIQRFKDGEVYIEIEETVRGRDVFVVQSTSEPVNENLMELLIFVDALKRASAKTINVIIPYYGYARQDRKSKPREPITSKLVANLLTTAGVNRIVTMDLHADQIQGFFDIPVDHMQALPLMARYFKEKGFLGDNVVVVSPDVGGVKRARKLAEKLDCKIAIIDKRRPKPNVAEVMNLIGEVEGKIAIFIDDMIDTAGTITNGADAIAQRGAKEVYACCSHAVFSDPAIERLEKSALKEVIITDSIALPERKRIDKIRIISVDSVFANAIDRITNNQSVSELFN is encoded by the coding sequence ATGATAAATTTTAATAATGTTAAAATTTTCTCTGGAAATTCAAATTTAGAATTAGCTAAAAAAATAGCTGAAAAAGCAGGTTTACAACTTGGAAAAGCAGAAATTCAAAGATTCAAAGATGGAGAAGTCTATATTGAAATTGAAGAAACTGTTAGAGGAAGAGATGTCTTTGTTGTTCAATCTACTTCTGAGCCTGTAAATGAAAATCTTATGGAACTTTTAATATTTGTTGATGCTTTAAAAAGAGCCTCAGCTAAAACAATAAATGTTATTATTCCATACTATGGCTATGCTAGACAAGACAGAAAATCTAAGCCAAGAGAACCGATTACTTCTAAACTTGTTGCAAATTTACTTACAACAGCTGGTGTAAATAGAATTGTTACTATGGATTTACATGCTGATCAAATTCAAGGTTTCTTTGATATCCCTGTTGACCATATGCAAGCATTACCTCTAATGGCTAGATATTTTAAAGAAAAAGGATTCTTGGGAGATAATGTTGTTGTAGTTTCTCCTGATGTTGGTGGAGTAAAAAGAGCTAGAAAATTAGCTGAAAAATTAGATTGTAAGATAGCAATTATAGATAAAAGAAGACCTAAACCTAATGTTGCAGAAGTTATGAATTTAATTGGAGAAGTTGAAGGAAAAATTGCTATATTTATAGATGATATGATAGATACAGCTGGAACTATTACAAATGGTGCAGATGCAATAGCTCAAAGAGGAGCAAAAGAAGTATATGCTTGTTGTTCACATGCAGTATTTTCTGATCCAGCAATAGAAAGATTAGAAAAAAGTGCTTTAAAAGAAGTAATAATTACAGACTCAATAGCTTTACCTGAAAGAAAAAGAATAGACAAAATTAGAATAATATCAGTAGATTCTGTTTTTGCAAATGCAATAGATAGAATAACTAACAATCAATCTGTTTCAGAGCTATTTAATTAA
- a CDS encoding J domain-containing protein, with protein sequence MEVMLIPLLILFFILVAGFGIENTFKILPPLIILGLLIYFLGWVAVRYFWIILPIWFVSKLLSNKNKGKNSTYSRTYRRTDDDFFNSGSTNRTTYGGTFNSREEAEEFFRTFFGGNFGQGTTGTGGRTYGGYSSQNGSSGYQRTTNTYTPDKSRYYTILGVSRGASQDEIRKAYHKLAKEHHPDRFVNSSDSEKKYHENKMKEINDAYENLTK encoded by the coding sequence GTGGAAGTTATGTTAATACCTTTACTAATACTATTTTTCATATTAGTAGCAGGTTTTGGAATTGAAAATACTTTTAAAATACTTCCTCCATTGATTATTTTAGGACTTTTAATTTATTTTTTAGGGTGGGTTGCTGTGAGATATTTTTGGATAATTTTACCTATATGGTTTGTTAGCAAATTACTTTCAAATAAAAATAAAGGAAAAAATTCCACATATTCAAGAACATATAGAAGAACTGATGATGATTTCTTTAACTCTGGTTCAACAAATAGAACAACTTATGGTGGAACATTTAACAGTAGAGAGGAAGCAGAAGAGTTTTTTAGAACTTTCTTTGGTGGAAATTTTGGACAAGGTACAACAGGTACTGGTGGCAGAACTTATGGTGGATATAGTAGTCAAAATGGTAGCAGTGGCTATCAAAGAACTACTAATACATATACACCAGATAAAAGTAGATATTATACTATTTTAGGTGTAAGTAGAGGTGCAAGTCAAGATGAAATAAGAAAGGCTTATCATAAACTTGCAAAAGAACATCATCCAGATAGATTTGTTAATTCATCTGATAGTGAAAAAAAATATCATGAAAATAAAATGAAAGAAATAAATGATGCATATGAAAATTTAACAAAATAA
- a CDS encoding translocation/assembly module TamB domain-containing protein, with protein sequence MLNTLKKIPKKISIPLSIFVVIVFIITVILLNLEKIVEKVSARFINGRVVVEDIDLSFSKPVIKNITLYDDKNNVLFNSPEVIANISFKNLVKGRIDELNVNSAVVNVARDKDGIINFTKLSKTKSEEKPKNPINKVIASNVEVNYEDYTFPTKLERKIENINAIITASKEKLVETADIDIKDKNIELKTLFKDESDDKLASLQAKLKIDKFLLDKDLLKSLANNKKLHFSDVNITSDLFLKTDKTMKNTNIIGNLDIISDFFRYDDVDTDIKDIKLSGKFNGRDGEANLGLNIFGANKDFSLTYKDEELNSVISFDRVDENILNKIIPIREKKLDLKNINIEDIKTIVHYSDNRGLSIKTTMKPNNSEFKGIELNDFNLYISSKAGKNNLSARILTKIKGITENIALSVENQKTNTDIILALKSSVKDNIIPDINIKGRIENQKDILKANIDSNIVDFNMDYQKDKKLAKIYGNKFTINYDVDKKKLTDGKGKIPFEIYHTGNYLDFIAKDNKIEIKELKLADKSNKNNTFIAKGNANLDNGEFSLNYEGKATSIKRKVKENDLILSFDGKGKIENKKNILTSQGNIENLSLEYIGKIEKINGTYNFKKVGKDIEANLNTKIASIGYDKYKFENFNLVANYSGNQVKINDFSNNLISLKADYNVDSQKINSNVSINRLTNKDVYLDKVEFILENFKANIQGDIKNPQGNIDLGSTIVTLPSKDFVKVTGKVSVKGDKVNIDGINLDNNLITGQYNIKDKKLDLKASLSEKHLEKYYGGKDLGYILYGQVDVKGVAGKIKAIAKGRATNFEKNLPDLAYDIEYNAENYSDGIASIKDLDIIDRKYGDILGLTGEVNLKEKTLDIKNKHKQIDLAKLQNILSNPNIRGIVNTDLTINGAIDNPKYKLNISSSRVSIKNFKINDVLLDLTGDKEKATLNRLNLDVYKNLIVGNGYYDIKNKTYNVVVKSNGKIDVSKFQSFLTPYGIENVKGKIALNIELNEKTEKGYINLENISLESTKAKLKLSNFSGPINFGERKIDVGELRASLNNSPLVIDGFVDLANISKLDKEDLIRTLPYKLHLKMDSFYYVYPEVIKISGSTEITATNEEVYGNLIIKDATIYDIPNNYYRDFFSLLKEQLRRVRTDVPQTKEEDKDSRKAKEKTEEIKKILNKLMPIDFIVKTEKPILIDMDNFNIVVPEVYGKLYIDLNLNGKKGKYYLTGETEIKDGYFYVGTNEFQVDRALSVFNENVALPEINPNIFFESRIEMDDEEYRFSTMGKLNQLRYEISSKTAKVGGDLSALIVNPNADEHIYSYGDGSEIFITFMKNLIAGQIGQIVFGSTTRYIKRKLNLTKFVIRPEVKIYNDDNNVVNRRDGVTDNRGINPEIYNVNVKLEAKDNIYKDKLFWKANVRIIGTGKDVIKNQTMKVDSKVREYDVGLEYKVDDSKTIEIGVGTVPDKYRTDENKDYRKPNYHIGFKFRKRYRDFSEIFSF encoded by the coding sequence ATGTTAAATACACTAAAAAAAATTCCTAAAAAAATATCAATACCTTTATCTATATTTGTAGTAATAGTTTTTATTATTACTGTTATTTTGCTTAACTTAGAAAAAATAGTTGAAAAAGTAAGTGCCAGATTTATAAATGGTAGAGTAGTTGTTGAAGATATAGATTTATCATTTTCAAAACCTGTTATAAAAAATATTACTCTTTATGATGATAAGAATAATGTGCTGTTTAATTCGCCAGAAGTTATTGCCAATATCAGTTTTAAAAATTTAGTAAAGGGAAGAATAGACGAGTTAAATGTAAATTCAGCTGTTGTAAATGTAGCTAGAGATAAAGATGGAATAATAAATTTTACCAAATTATCTAAAACAAAAAGTGAGGAAAAGCCAAAAAATCCAATTAACAAAGTAATAGCCTCTAATGTAGAAGTAAATTATGAAGATTACACTTTTCCTACTAAACTTGAAAGAAAAATAGAAAATATTAATGCTATTATAACAGCAAGTAAAGAAAAATTAGTTGAAACAGCAGATATTGATATAAAGGATAAAAATATAGAATTAAAAACTCTTTTTAAAGATGAAAGTGATGATAAATTAGCTTCTTTACAAGCAAAATTAAAAATAGATAAATTTTTACTTGATAAAGATTTATTAAAAAGTCTTGCAAATAATAAGAAACTACATTTTTCAGATGTAAACATAACTTCTGATTTATTTTTAAAGACTGATAAAACAATGAAAAATACTAATATAATTGGAAATTTAGATATAATATCAGATTTTTTTAGATATGATGATGTAGATACTGATATTAAAGATATCAAGTTATCTGGTAAATTTAATGGTAGAGATGGTGAAGCAAATTTAGGATTAAATATATTTGGAGCAAATAAGGATTTCTCTTTAACTTATAAAGATGAAGAATTAAATTCAGTGATAAGTTTTGATAGAGTTGATGAAAACATTTTAAATAAGATTATCCCTATAAGAGAAAAAAAATTAGATTTAAAAAATATAAATATTGAAGATATAAAGACAATAGTTCATTATTCAGATAATAGAGGTTTAAGTATAAAAACAACTATGAAGCCAAATAATTCTGAATTTAAAGGAATAGAGCTAAATGATTTTAATTTATATATAAGTTCAAAGGCTGGTAAAAATAATCTTAGTGCTAGAATTTTAACTAAGATTAAGGGTATAACTGAAAATATAGCATTAAGTGTGGAAAACCAAAAGACTAATACAGATATTATCTTAGCTTTAAAATCATCAGTTAAAGATAATATAATACCAGATATTAATATAAAAGGAAGAATAGAAAATCAAAAAGATATTTTAAAAGCCAATATTGACTCAAATATTGTTGATTTTAATATGGATTATCAAAAGGATAAAAAATTAGCTAAAATTTATGGAAATAAGTTTACAATAAATTATGATGTAGATAAGAAGAAATTGACAGATGGAAAGGGAAAAATACCATTTGAAATTTATCATACTGGAAATTATTTAGATTTCATTGCCAAAGATAATAAAATTGAAATCAAAGAATTGAAATTAGCAGACAAGTCAAATAAGAATAATACTTTTATTGCAAAGGGAAATGCTAATTTAGATAATGGAGAATTTAGTTTAAATTATGAAGGAAAGGCTACTTCAATTAAAAGAAAGGTTAAAGAAAATGACTTAATCCTGTCTTTTGATGGAAAAGGGAAGATAGAAAATAAGAAAAATATTTTGACTTCACAAGGAAATATAGAAAATTTAAGTCTTGAATATATTGGAAAAATTGAAAAAATAAATGGAACTTATAATTTTAAAAAAGTTGGAAAAGATATAGAAGCAAATTTGAATACTAAAATAGCTTCAATAGGTTATGATAAATATAAATTTGAAAACTTTAATCTTGTTGCAAATTATTCTGGAAATCAAGTTAAAATTAATGATTTTTCTAATAATTTAATCTCTCTAAAAGCAGATTATAATGTTGATAGTCAAAAAATTAATAGTAATGTTTCTATAAATAGATTGACTAATAAAGATGTGTATTTAGATAAAGTGGAGTTCATTTTAGAAAATTTTAAAGCTAATATACAGGGAGATATAAAAAATCCACAAGGGAATATTGATTTAGGAAGCACAATAGTAACTTTACCTAGTAAAGATTTTGTAAAAGTAACTGGAAAAGTGAGTGTAAAAGGAGATAAGGTTAATATAGATGGAATTAATTTAGATAATAACCTTATAACAGGACAATATAATATAAAAGATAAAAAATTAGATTTAAAAGCCTCACTAAGTGAAAAACATTTAGAAAAATACTATGGAGGAAAGGATTTAGGTTATATACTTTATGGTCAGGTAGATGTTAAAGGTGTAGCTGGGAAAATAAAGGCTATTGCTAAGGGAAGAGCTACTAATTTTGAAAAGAATTTACCAGATTTAGCTTATGATATAGAATATAATGCTGAAAATTATTCAGATGGTATTGCTTCAATTAAAGATTTAGATATTATTGATAGAAAATATGGGGATATATTAGGATTAACAGGAGAAGTTAATTTAAAAGAAAAAACTTTAGATATAAAAAATAAACATAAACAAATAGATTTAGCAAAATTACAAAATATCTTATCTAATCCTAATATAAGAGGTATTGTAAATACTGATCTTACTATAAATGGAGCAATAGATAATCCAAAATATAAATTAAATATTTCTTCATCTAGGGTAAGTATAAAGAATTTTAAAATCAATGATGTTTTATTAGATTTAACAGGAGATAAAGAAAAGGCTACCTTAAATAGATTAAATTTGGATGTCTATAAAAATTTGATAGTAGGAAATGGATATTATGATATAAAAAATAAAACTTATAATGTTGTAGTAAAGTCTAATGGTAAGATTGACGTTTCTAAATTTCAATCTTTCTTAACTCCTTATGGGATAGAAAATGTTAAGGGTAAAATAGCTTTAAATATTGAGTTAAATGAAAAAACTGAAAAAGGTTATATAAATCTTGAAAATATAAGTTTAGAGTCAACAAAAGCGAAATTAAAACTTTCAAATTTTAGTGGACCTATAAACTTTGGTGAAAGAAAAATTGATGTGGGTGAATTAAGAGCTTCTTTGAATAACTCACCATTAGTTATAGATGGTTTTGTAGATTTAGCAAATATTTCAAAGCTGGATAAAGAAGATTTAATAAGGACTTTACCTTATAAATTACATTTAAAAATGGATAGTTTTTATTATGTTTATCCAGAAGTAATAAAAATAAGTGGAAGTACAGAAATAACAGCTACTAATGAAGAAGTCTATGGTAATTTAATTATAAAAGATGCAACAATTTATGATATTCCTAATAATTATTATAGAGATTTCTTCTCACTTTTAAAGGAACAACTTAGAAGAGTAAGAACAGATGTACCTCAAACTAAAGAAGAGGACAAAGATTCTAGGAAAGCTAAGGAAAAAACTGAGGAGATAAAGAAAATTTTAAATAAATTAATGCCAATAGATTTTATTGTTAAAACAGAAAAGCCTATACTTATTGATATGGATAATTTTAATATAGTAGTTCCAGAAGTTTACGGTAAACTATATATTGACCTTAACTTAAATGGAAAAAAAGGAAAATATTATCTAACAGGAGAAACAGAAATTAAAGATGGTTATTTTTATGTAGGTACTAATGAATTCCAAGTTGACAGAGCCCTTTCTGTGTTCAATGAAAATGTTGCTTTGCCAGAGATTAACCCAAATATTTTCTTTGAAAGCAGAATAGAGATGGATGATGAAGAATACAGATTTAGCACTATGGGGAAATTAAATCAATTAAGATATGAAATATCATCTAAAACTGCTAAGGTTGGAGGAGATTTATCTGCATTGATAGTAAATCCAAATGCAGATGAACACATATATTCTTATGGAGATGGTAGTGAAATATTTATAACATTTATGAAAAATCTAATTGCTGGACAAATAGGACAGATAGTTTTTGGAAGTACAACAAGGTATATAAAAAGAAAACTTAATTTAACAAAATTTGTAATAAGACCAGAAGTAAAAATATATAATGATGATAATAATGTTGTAAATAGAAGAGATGGAGTTACAGACAATAGAGGCATAAACCCTGAAATATATAATGTTAATGTTAAATTGGAAGCTAAGGATAATATCTATAAAGATAAATTATTCTGGAAAGCTAATGTAAGAATTATAGGAACTGGAAAAGATGTAATAAAAAATCAAACAATGAAGGTTGATAGTAAAGTCAGAGAATATGATGTAGGACTGGAATATAAAGTTGATGACAGTAAGACAATAGAAATTGGAGTTGGAACTGTACCAGACAAATATAGAACAGATGAAAACAAAGACTATAGAAAGCCTAACTATCATATAGGATTTAAGTTTAGAAAAAGATATAGAGATTTTTCAGAAATATTTTCTTTTTAG
- a CDS encoding queuosine precursor transporter — translation MIHNIFFWFLMLVINFSCILFAYRKFGKIGLYIWVPISTILANVQVVILVNLFGLEATLGNILYAGGFLITDILSENYGKKAANTAVKIGFFSLIATTLIMQCAIHFKPLDVPEGLAIFESVKSIFSLLPRLAIASLIAYLISQFHDVWLYHKIREFFPEKKFIWLRNNGSTMLSQLIDNVVFTTIAFYGVYPIDVMFNIFLSTYIIKFIVAICDTPFIYLADKMFRDKKIPEDI, via the coding sequence ATGATACACAATATATTTTTTTGGTTTTTAATGTTGGTAATTAATTTTTCTTGTATACTTTTTGCTTATAGAAAGTTTGGAAAGATAGGGCTTTATATTTGGGTACCTATTTCTACAATTTTGGCAAATGTACAAGTTGTAATACTTGTAAATCTTTTTGGTTTGGAAGCAACTCTTGGAAACATTTTATATGCGGGAGGATTTTTAATAACTGATATTTTAAGTGAAAACTATGGTAAAAAAGCTGCTAATACAGCAGTAAAAATTGGATTTTTTTCTCTTATTGCTACAACTTTAATAATGCAATGTGCTATACACTTTAAACCTCTTGATGTTCCAGAAGGTTTAGCTATATTTGAAAGTGTAAAAAGCATATTTTCATTGTTACCAAGATTGGCTATTGCTTCGCTTATTGCATACTTAATATCTCAATTTCATGATGTCTGGTTATATCACAAAATTAGGGAATTTTTTCCAGAAAAAAAGTTTATCTGGCTTAGAAACAATGGAAGCACAATGTTAAGTCAACTTATAGATAATGTAGTATTCACAACTATTGCTTTCTATGGAGTGTACCCAATAGATGTGATGTTCAATATATTCTTATCAACATATATAATTAAATTTATTGTTGCTATCTGTGATACACCATTTATTTATCTTGCAGATAAAATGTTTAGAGATAAAAAGATACCTGAAGATATTTAA
- the glmU gene encoding bifunctional UDP-N-acetylglucosamine diphosphorylase/glucosamine-1-phosphate N-acetyltransferase GlmU: protein MKSIIMAAGKGTRMKSDLPKVVHLAHGKPMIVRIIDALNALDIEENILILGHKKEKVLEVLGNDVSYVVQEEQLGTGHAVKQAIPKIKDYDGDVLIINGDIPLIRKQTLIDFHNLYKSENADGIILSAIFENPFSYGRVIKDGNKVLRIVEEKEANEEQKKIKEINAGVYIFKAQDLVKALEKINNNNEKGEYYITDVIEILSKENKKIISYSLEDSMEIQGVNSKVELALVSKVLRERKNTALMEDGVILIDPATAYIDDEVKIGRDTTIYPNVTLQGNTEIGENSEILSGTRIIDSKIYDNVRIESSVIEESVVENGVTIGPYAHLRPKSHLKENVHIGNFVETKKSTLEKGVKAGHLTYLGDAHIGEKTNIGAGTITCNYDGKNKFKTEIGKEVFIGSDTMLVAPVSVGDNSLIGAGSVITKDVPSDSLSVERSKQIIKEGWKK, encoded by the coding sequence ATGAAATCAATTATTATGGCAGCTGGAAAAGGAACAAGGATGAAATCTGATTTACCAAAAGTTGTTCATCTAGCACATGGAAAACCTATGATTGTCAGAATCATAGATGCTTTAAATGCTCTTGATATTGAAGAAAATATTTTAATACTTGGGCATAAGAAAGAAAAAGTTTTAGAAGTTTTAGGAAATGATGTAAGCTATGTTGTTCAAGAAGAACAATTAGGAACAGGACATGCTGTAAAACAGGCTATTCCTAAAATAAAAGATTATGATGGAGATGTTTTAATAATCAATGGAGATATCCCTTTAATCAGAAAACAAACTTTAATAGATTTCCATAATCTATATAAAAGTGAAAATGCTGATGGTATTATTTTATCTGCTATTTTTGAAAATCCATTTAGTTATGGTAGAGTAATAAAAGATGGTAATAAAGTTCTAAGAATCGTTGAAGAAAAAGAAGCTAATGAAGAACAAAAGAAAATTAAAGAAATAAATGCTGGTGTGTATATATTTAAAGCACAAGATTTAGTTAAAGCCTTAGAAAAAATTAATAATAACAATGAAAAGGGGGAATACTATATAACTGATGTTATAGAAATATTATCCAAAGAAAATAAAAAGATTATTTCATATTCTCTTGAAGATAGTATGGAAATTCAAGGTGTAAACTCAAAAGTTGAACTAGCACTTGTTTCAAAAGTTTTAAGAGAAAGAAAAAATACTGCCCTTATGGAAGATGGAGTTATCTTAATAGACCCTGCTACTGCATATATTGATGATGAAGTAAAAATTGGTAGAGATACAACTATCTATCCTAATGTTACTCTACAAGGAAATACAGAAATTGGGGAAAATTCTGAAATATTATCAGGAACTAGAATTATAGATAGCAAAATATATGATAATGTTAGAATTGAAAGCTCTGTCATTGAAGAAAGTGTAGTTGAAAATGGAGTAACTATTGGTCCTTATGCTCATCTAAGACCAAAATCTCATTTGAAAGAAAATGTCCATATTGGAAACTTTGTTGAAACTAAAAAATCTACACTTGAAAAAGGAGTTAAGGCTGGACACTTAACTTATTTAGGTGATGCTCATATTGGAGAAAAAACTAATATAGGTGCAGGAACTATAACTTGTAACTATGATGGTAAAAATAAATTTAAAACAGAAATTGGTAAAGAAGTATTTATAGGAAGTGATACTATGCTTGTTGCTCCTGTAAGTGTTGGAGATAATTCTCTTATTGGTGCTGGTTCGGTTATAACAAAAGATGTCCCTAGTGACTCTTTGAGTGTTGAAAGAAGTAAACAAATAATAAAGGAAGGGTGGAAAAAGTAA